In Nocardioides cavernae, a single genomic region encodes these proteins:
- a CDS encoding ring-opening amidohydrolase — translation MPSAIEVRKVPIHSVADASELTKLVDDGVIAADRVFAIIGKTEGNGGVNDYTRIIADRAFREALVAKGADPEQVKGIPIVWSGGTDGVISPHATIFATTDVPEDDPSREEMRLTAGFAMSEAILPEEIGYTAMIEKVAAGVKVAMERAGITDPADVHYVQTKTPLLTIHTIRDAKARGKKVWTEHTHESMDLSNGVTGLGIAVALGEIEMPTDADVMHSRELYSSVASCSSGVELDQAQIVVVGNAKGVGGRYRIGHSVMEDALDADGIWEAIRSAGLDLPERPRTSDLDGKLVNVFLKCEASQDGMVRGRRNAMLDDSDVHWHRQIKSCVGGVTAAVTGDPAVFVSVSAAHQGPEGGGPVAAIVDLG, via the coding sequence ATGCCCAGCGCCATCGAAGTCCGCAAGGTCCCCATCCACTCCGTGGCCGACGCCTCCGAGCTGACGAAGCTCGTCGACGACGGCGTCATCGCCGCCGACCGGGTCTTCGCGATCATCGGCAAGACCGAGGGCAACGGCGGCGTCAACGACTACACCCGGATCATCGCCGACCGCGCGTTCCGTGAGGCGCTGGTCGCCAAGGGCGCCGACCCGGAGCAGGTCAAGGGCATCCCGATCGTCTGGTCCGGCGGCACCGACGGTGTCATCAGCCCGCACGCCACGATCTTCGCCACGACCGACGTCCCCGAGGACGACCCGTCGCGCGAGGAGATGCGGCTGACCGCGGGCTTCGCGATGAGCGAGGCGATCCTGCCCGAGGAGATCGGCTACACCGCGATGATCGAGAAGGTCGCGGCGGGCGTGAAGGTCGCCATGGAGCGCGCCGGGATCACCGACCCCGCCGACGTGCACTACGTGCAGACCAAGACCCCGCTGCTGACCATCCACACCATCCGCGACGCCAAGGCGCGCGGCAAGAAGGTCTGGACCGAGCACACCCACGAGTCGATGGACCTCTCCAACGGCGTCACCGGCCTCGGCATCGCCGTCGCACTCGGCGAGATCGAGATGCCCACCGACGCCGACGTCATGCACAGCCGTGAGCTCTACTCCTCGGTCGCCTCCTGCTCCTCGGGCGTCGAGCTCGACCAGGCGCAGATCGTCGTCGTCGGCAACGCGAAGGGGGTCGGCGGCCGCTACCGCATCGGCCACTCGGTGATGGAGGACGCCCTCGACGCGGACGGCATCTGGGAGGCGATCCGGTCCGCCGGCCTCGACCTGCCCGAGCGTCCGCGCACCAGCGACCTCGACGGCAAGCTGGTCAACGTCTTCCTCAAGTGCGAGGCCAGCCAGGACGGCATGGTCCGCGGGCGCCGCAACGCGATGCTCGACGACTCCGACGTGCACTGGCACCGCCAGATCAAGTCGTGCGTCGGCGGCGTCACCGCCGCCGTCACCGGCGACCCGGCGGTCTTCGTGTCGGTCTCCGCCGCCCACCAGGGCCCCGAGGGTGGCGGCCCGGTCGCCGCGATCGTCGACCTGGGCTGA
- a CDS encoding TrkA C-terminal domain-containing protein, which produces MSDTPYLLEVAVSVALIASAIGFAVGLAIGRGRQPRWQEKGSFVHKVSIGFATLDRLDAVLLRFEVEPASRLSGVEVGELRLPNGSGVAILARGKEVLVPDARTGLRAGDQVLVVAALGQVAQVEERLRSVSRYGRLATWAEDTDDPARSARAFGVPRRVA; this is translated from the coding sequence ATGAGCGACACGCCCTACCTGCTCGAGGTGGCGGTCTCCGTCGCCCTCATCGCCTCCGCGATCGGCTTCGCCGTCGGGCTCGCGATCGGGCGTGGACGCCAGCCCCGCTGGCAGGAGAAGGGCAGCTTCGTGCACAAGGTGTCGATCGGGTTCGCCACCCTCGACCGGCTCGACGCGGTCCTGCTGCGCTTCGAGGTCGAGCCCGCCTCGCGGCTGTCCGGCGTCGAGGTCGGCGAGCTGCGGCTGCCGAACGGGTCGGGGGTCGCCATCCTCGCGCGCGGGAAGGAGGTGCTCGTCCCCGACGCCCGCACCGGCCTGCGCGCCGGCGACCAGGTCCTCGTCGTCGCCGCCCTGGGCCAGGTCGCGCAGGTGGAGGAGCGGCTGCGGTCGGTCAGCCGCTACGGCCGGCTCGCCACCTGGGCCGAGGACACGGACGACCCGGCGCGTTCAGCCCGCGCCTTCGGCGTGCCCAGGCGGGTCGCGTGA
- a CDS encoding ArsB/NhaD family transporter: MILTSAALAVFIVAYALIATERVHRVAAALGGVAGMVVIGLVDAETAFFEEHTGVDWNVIFLLFGMMIIVGVLKQTGLFEFLALWAAQRSGGEPYKLLVLLVLITAAVSPILDNVTCVLLVAPVTLSVCRRLGLPPAPYLISLILASNIGGMSTLIGDPPNIIIGSRAGLSFVDFLVHSLPLTIILLALFVVMARWLFRKDLDHEVDVHGLDDLRPAEAITNLRMLRRCLVVLFLVMIAFGLHTVLHLDPSVVAMMGAGAMVLVSRTEPEEFLEEVEWDTLAFFMALFVLVGALVQVGVIGAVGEWAAEAMGDRELLGATALLFGSGVIGAFVDNIPYTTATVPIVEDMVATTTTSGADSPLWWAFVFGADLGGNATAVAAGANVVVLGIAAKAGEPISFWGFTKYGVVVTVATLLVAWVYVYLRYFAWA; encoded by the coding sequence GTGATCCTCACCTCCGCCGCCCTGGCGGTCTTCATCGTCGCCTATGCCCTCATCGCGACCGAGCGCGTCCACCGCGTCGCCGCGGCCCTCGGCGGCGTGGCCGGCATGGTCGTCATCGGCCTCGTCGACGCCGAGACCGCCTTCTTCGAGGAGCACACGGGCGTCGACTGGAACGTCATCTTCCTGCTCTTCGGGATGATGATCATCGTCGGCGTGCTCAAGCAGACCGGGCTCTTCGAGTTCCTGGCGCTGTGGGCGGCGCAGCGCTCCGGCGGAGAGCCCTACAAGCTGCTCGTGCTGCTCGTGCTGATCACGGCTGCCGTCTCGCCGATCCTCGACAACGTGACGTGCGTGCTGCTGGTCGCTCCGGTCACGCTGTCGGTCTGCCGGAGGCTCGGTCTGCCGCCCGCGCCGTACCTCATCTCGCTGATCCTGGCCTCCAACATCGGCGGCATGTCCACCCTGATCGGCGACCCGCCCAACATCATCATCGGCAGCCGGGCCGGGCTGAGCTTCGTCGACTTCCTCGTGCACTCGCTGCCTCTGACGATCATCCTGCTGGCGCTCTTCGTCGTGATGGCGCGCTGGCTCTTCCGCAAGGACCTCGACCACGAGGTCGACGTGCACGGGCTCGACGACCTCCGCCCGGCCGAGGCGATCACCAACCTCCGGATGCTGCGCCGGTGCCTGGTGGTGCTGTTCCTGGTGATGATCGCGTTCGGCCTGCACACCGTGCTCCACCTCGACCCGTCGGTCGTGGCGATGATGGGCGCCGGCGCGATGGTGCTGGTCTCGCGGACCGAGCCCGAGGAGTTCCTCGAGGAGGTCGAGTGGGACACCCTCGCCTTCTTCATGGCGCTGTTCGTGCTGGTCGGCGCGCTGGTGCAGGTCGGCGTCATCGGCGCGGTCGGCGAGTGGGCCGCGGAGGCGATGGGCGACCGGGAGCTGCTCGGCGCGACGGCCCTGCTCTTCGGCTCCGGCGTGATCGGCGCCTTCGTCGACAACATCCCCTACACGACCGCCACGGTGCCGATCGTCGAGGACATGGTCGCCACGACGACGACGTCCGGTGCGGACAGCCCGCTGTGGTGGGCCTTCGTCTTCGGAGCGGACCTCGGCGGCAACGCCACCGCGGTCGCGGCCGGCGCCAACGTCGTCGTGCTCGGCATCGCCGCCAAGGCGGGGGAGCCGATCAGCTTCTGGGGCTTCACCAAGTACGGCGTCGTGGTGACCGTCGCGACGCTGCTGGTCGCCTGGGTCTACGTCTACCTCCGCTACTTCGCCTGGGCGTAG
- a CDS encoding carbamate kinase — MRVLLALGGNAMTNADGRARPEDQIEAAQVAMAAVAGLLEHDHDVVITHGNGPQVGNLLVKNELAASVVPPVPLDWCGAQTQATLGFVLMDALDHELAARGIDRRSAALVTRTLVDADDEGFTRPTKPIGRHLPEAEARVLVDHGETWEDRGEKGWRRVVASPEPQEILDAPAAVALIEAGYVVVANGGGGIPHVRRPDGSLVGVEAVIDKDLGAALLARTTGADVLVIATDVPNAVIRWGEPDAEPLGRITVEQLRAHAADGHFASGSMGPKVDAVCRFVETTGGTGVITSLDQITAAVGGDAGTVVVPA; from the coding sequence ATGAGGGTCCTGCTCGCACTCGGTGGCAACGCCATGACGAACGCCGACGGCCGGGCGCGCCCCGAGGACCAGATCGAGGCGGCGCAGGTCGCGATGGCCGCGGTCGCCGGTCTGCTCGAGCACGACCACGACGTCGTGATCACCCACGGCAACGGCCCCCAGGTCGGCAACCTGCTCGTCAAGAACGAGCTCGCAGCGAGCGTCGTACCCCCGGTCCCGCTGGACTGGTGCGGTGCGCAGACGCAGGCCACGCTCGGCTTCGTCCTGATGGATGCGCTGGACCACGAGCTCGCCGCCCGGGGGATCGACCGGCGCAGCGCCGCCCTCGTCACCCGCACGCTGGTGGACGCCGACGACGAGGGCTTCACGCGTCCGACCAAGCCGATCGGGCGCCACCTGCCCGAGGCCGAGGCCAGGGTGCTCGTCGACCACGGCGAGACCTGGGAGGACCGCGGCGAGAAGGGGTGGCGCCGCGTCGTCGCGTCGCCCGAGCCGCAGGAGATCCTCGACGCCCCGGCCGCGGTCGCCCTCATCGAGGCCGGCTACGTCGTCGTCGCCAACGGCGGTGGCGGCATCCCGCACGTACGCCGTCCCGACGGCTCGCTCGTCGGCGTCGAGGCCGTCATCGACAAGGACCTCGGCGCCGCCCTGCTCGCCCGCACCACCGGCGCCGACGTGCTCGTCATCGCCACCGACGTGCCCAACGCCGTGATCCGCTGGGGCGAACCCGACGCCGAGCCCCTGGGCCGGATCACCGTCGAGCAGCTGCGCGCCCACGCCGCCGACGGCCACTTCGCGTCCGGCTCGATGGGGCCCAAGGTCGATGCGGTCTGCCGCTTCGTCGAGACCACCGGCGGCACCGGCGTCATCACCAGCCTCGACCAGATCACCGCGGCCGTCGGCGGCGACGCCGGCACCGTCGTCGTACCCGCCTGA
- a CDS encoding response regulator: protein MIRILLADDHTLVRRGVRLILEQEPDLSVVAEAADGAEAVERVRDTEVDLVVLDIAMPRMTGLQAAAEIAQRRNPPKILMLSMHDNEQYFFGALKAGASGYVLKSVADEDLVSACRAAMRGETFLYPGAESTLVRDWLDRMRRGERVPTSVLTAREDQVIKLIAEGRSSREIAKDLHIALKTVEGHRANILGKLGMRDRVELTRYAIRAGLIEP from the coding sequence GTGATCCGGATCCTGCTGGCCGACGACCACACGCTGGTGCGCCGCGGCGTACGCCTCATCCTCGAGCAGGAGCCCGACCTGTCCGTCGTCGCCGAGGCCGCCGACGGCGCCGAGGCCGTCGAGCGAGTGCGCGACACCGAGGTCGACCTCGTCGTGCTCGACATCGCGATGCCTCGGATGACCGGGCTGCAGGCGGCCGCCGAGATCGCCCAGCGCCGCAACCCGCCCAAGATCCTGATGCTGTCGATGCACGACAACGAGCAGTACTTCTTCGGCGCCCTCAAGGCCGGTGCGAGCGGGTACGTCCTCAAGTCCGTCGCCGACGAGGACCTCGTCAGCGCCTGCCGGGCGGCGATGCGCGGCGAGACGTTCCTCTACCCCGGCGCCGAGAGCACGCTCGTGCGCGACTGGCTCGACCGGATGCGTCGGGGTGAGCGGGTGCCGACGTCGGTGCTCACCGCGCGCGAGGACCAGGTGATCAAGCTGATCGCCGAGGGTCGCTCCTCGCGCGAGATCGCCAAGGACCTGCACATCGCGCTCAAGACCGTCGAGGGGCACCGCGCCAACATCCTCGGCAAGCTCGGGATGCGCGACCGCGTCGAGCTGACCCGCTACGCGATCCGGGCCGGCCTGATCGAGCCGTAG
- a CDS encoding sensor histidine kinase, protein MRLPGHLPLFWTICLINGVVLVVAALLLLFSPARVSADAVPSEIVVIGVGLVVMILTNALLIRWALAPLHRLIARLEDIEHLEPTELPEEGSGPVLGIARSVNGLLARLAEERRTGDARALAAQEAERHRIAQELHDEVGQSLTVVLLGLKQLESQSPPALVPELAAVRESARAGLDDVRRVARRLRPGVLEDLGLASALAALATEFADHSSASVRRSFAPGLPALSPEAEVVVYRVAQEALTNAARHADARSVELSLQRLGAHVVLEVRDDGRGFTGLTEGSGLMGMRERAALVRAELSVISQPRHGTTVRLKVPVDTTAEASA, encoded by the coding sequence ATGCGTCTGCCCGGCCACCTCCCGCTGTTCTGGACGATCTGCCTGATCAACGGCGTCGTGCTCGTGGTCGCGGCGCTGCTGCTGCTCTTCTCCCCCGCCCGCGTCTCGGCCGACGCCGTGCCGTCGGAGATCGTCGTGATCGGCGTCGGGCTGGTGGTGATGATCCTGACCAACGCGCTCCTCATCCGCTGGGCGCTCGCGCCGCTGCACCGCCTCATCGCGCGACTCGAGGACATCGAGCACCTCGAGCCGACCGAGCTTCCCGAGGAGGGGTCCGGCCCGGTCCTCGGCATTGCGCGGAGCGTCAACGGGCTCCTCGCCCGCCTCGCCGAGGAGCGCCGCACCGGGGACGCGCGAGCGCTTGCCGCGCAGGAGGCTGAGCGGCACCGCATCGCCCAGGAGCTGCACGACGAGGTCGGGCAGAGCCTGACGGTCGTCCTGCTGGGCCTCAAGCAGCTGGAGTCGCAGTCGCCGCCCGCACTGGTGCCCGAGCTGGCGGCGGTCCGCGAGAGCGCCCGTGCCGGCCTCGACGACGTACGCCGGGTGGCGCGGCGGCTGCGTCCGGGAGTCCTGGAGGACCTCGGCCTGGCGAGCGCGCTGGCCGCGCTGGCGACCGAGTTCGCCGACCACAGCTCCGCGTCGGTGCGCCGCTCGTTCGCGCCCGGCCTGCCGGCACTGAGCCCGGAGGCCGAGGTGGTGGTCTACCGGGTGGCCCAGGAGGCGCTCACCAACGCCGCCCGGCATGCCGACGCCCGCTCGGTCGAGCTCTCGCTGCAACGGCTCGGCGCCCACGTCGTGCTGGAGGTGCGCGACGACGGCCGCGGCTTCACCGGCCTCACCGAGGGGTCGGGGCTGATGGGGATGCGTGAGCGCGCCGCGCTGGTCCGCGCCGAGCTGTCGGTGATCAGCCAGCCGCGCCACGGCACCACGGTGCGGCTCAAGGTGCCCGTCGACACGACTGCGGAGGCGAGCGCGTGA
- a CDS encoding SPFH domain-containing protein — translation MPPPDENTAVDPTGAAWVVWLVIVGPGLLFATLMCVRRVGPGELVLVVRRGEVVRVRRNGFVARWPGLERFEPVTTDPRVVPLVIRSRTSDGVDVVALADLTVQVRDVEPGAAYVPPAQAARLAEDTVARAVEQLEVESLVDDLEALETQWPRQLTRQLPVGTAATALAVTEVEARLTGNPG, via the coding sequence ATGCCGCCACCGGACGAGAACACCGCCGTCGACCCGACCGGGGCGGCGTGGGTGGTGTGGCTGGTGATCGTCGGGCCGGGCCTGCTGTTCGCCACTCTGATGTGCGTACGTCGCGTGGGCCCCGGCGAGCTCGTCCTCGTGGTCCGGAGGGGCGAGGTCGTGCGCGTCCGGCGCAACGGCTTCGTCGCCCGCTGGCCGGGTCTCGAGCGGTTCGAGCCCGTGACGACAGACCCGCGCGTGGTGCCGCTGGTGATTCGCTCGCGGACCAGCGACGGCGTCGACGTCGTCGCCCTCGCCGACCTGACGGTGCAGGTGCGCGACGTCGAGCCGGGCGCGGCGTACGTCCCGCCGGCGCAGGCCGCGCGGCTCGCCGAGGACACCGTGGCCCGGGCCGTCGAGCAGCTCGAGGTGGAGTCGCTCGTCGACGACCTCGAGGCCCTCGAGACGCAGTGGCCCCGCCAGCTCACCCGACAGCTGCCGGTCGGCACCGCGGCCACCGCGCTGGCGGTCACCGAGGTCGAGGCCCGCCTGACAGGGAACCCCGGATGA
- a CDS encoding AAA family ATPase: MGVRNYLVEGVSCTGKTSVATELERRGHHVVHGDRELAYQGDPVTGEPLPGAQHEHHVWDVDRVRDIVADRAAPATFFCGGSRNIGVFVDLFDEVFVLEVDRATLTARLDERPPDEYGALPEERELVLRLHRTQEDVPAGTPVDATRTVTEVVDEILRRAGLPPA, from the coding sequence GTGGGCGTCCGGAACTACCTCGTCGAAGGTGTCTCGTGCACCGGCAAGACCAGCGTGGCGACCGAGCTCGAACGCCGCGGCCACCACGTGGTGCACGGCGACCGCGAGCTGGCCTACCAGGGCGACCCGGTCACCGGCGAGCCCCTGCCGGGTGCACAGCACGAGCACCACGTCTGGGACGTCGACCGCGTTCGCGACATCGTCGCCGATCGCGCGGCGCCCGCGACGTTCTTCTGCGGCGGCTCGCGCAACATCGGCGTGTTCGTGGACCTCTTCGACGAGGTGTTCGTGCTCGAGGTGGACCGTGCGACGCTCACCGCCCGCCTCGACGAGCGTCCCCCGGACGAGTACGGCGCACTCCCGGAGGAGCGCGAGCTGGTCCTGCGACTCCACCGGACCCAGGAGGACGTCCCGGCCGGCACCCCCGTCGACGCGACCCGGACGGTCACTGAGGTCGTCGACGAGATCCTCCGCAGGGCCGGCCTCCCGCCCGCCTGA